TAGAGGTTTTGTTTTTATGTTGTGTGTTGTGTTGAAACCTAATTTCTATGATTAATAAACTTTGTTACAATCTCATTATTTGGAAAAGGTATTGAGTCACTTTGGTTTTAGTGACTGAGATTCCGCTCCACACCTTATGACCCTAGCATGTTATTGAGGTAGAATCAGAGAATTGCATGGGATCAATTGACATACTACCAGATCATTTGTTCACTTATTTTTCTTGCGAGTACAACAAGGTCTGACATCTCATATGATGTGTGCAAGCTGAGTCAGTTTGTTTCAAAATTAGGGGATGATCACTGGCGTGCTCTTGAGAGAGTGTTGCACTATTTGAAAGGTACTATGACATATGGTATTCATTATACTGGAAACTCAAGAGTGCTAGAAGGCTATTGTGATGCTAACTAGATTTCTGATGCTGATGAGCTTTATGCCACAATCGGATATGTGTTCTTGCTTGGAGGTGTTTCCTAaaagtcttgcaagcagactatcATAATGAAGTCTataatggaagcagaactcGTAGCATTAGACACTGCTGGGTTGAGGCCGAGTGGCTTTGTGATCTTCTAATGGATTTACCAATAGTTAAAAAACTGATACCGACTATCTCCATGAACTGTGACAACCAGACTATGATTACAAAGGTCAACAGTCCCAGGAATAACATGAAGTCTACAAGGCATGTAAAAAGAAGATTAAAATATGTCAGAAAGCTAAAAACCTCCAAAGTTATAACAGTGGATTCTATCCACATGTCGAATaatctggcagatcaattcacTAAGGGTCTCTCACACAATGTGATAGAAAGTGCATCAAGAGATATGGGTATGAGTCCCACGTGAAATCTACTATAGTGGTAACCTGCTCTATGTGATTGGAGATCCTGTGAAGCAGAGTGGTGAAACAAGCTAGGAGTAGATTGGGAGGAAAGATCCCTTTCTTGACTCATTTTCTGATGCACATCTTTCCTATCTGTAAGGCAGGATGGTATTTACCTTAATATATGTCAAGAGTGTTACAAAGGTGAGATGTTGTCCTATAGAACATCTTTTGAGGAGTACACCTATGAGTTAGACTACTGGCTGTCTATGGGACTTGGGTAATCCCTAAATACTTATGAAAGGCACTGAAGtgtgacttatatgcttcaaaTAGCGAGGATGCCTTGTGCAACCTAGTACTATCTAAGGACTTAAGCGGATTTCATCTAGCACAAAACTGTCAATTCAAGGCTTAGTCCATTGTTTAGTTGTGAATGAGTGAAACTCTTGTTCTAGATGGATGTTCAACTTAGCAGTCTCCATCAAAACACTGGTATATCAAAGGATTGTGGTTCTGATGCTTCATCATTACAAACCCTAGAGTTTGGTGGGGATTgttggatttattatgggctAGGCCCATTTAGAtctaataaatcaataaactctATGATGTGTAATTATGGACAATATGAGTTATACCAGATTGGAATTCCAAGAGTCCTTGACTTGACTTATATGGTGGGAGTTATTCCACTTAAATCAAGAAGTTACGAAAAGAACAAAGGTGGCGTGTGGCGTGGcaagcaggcaggcaggcagcgagCGGATGAGGCGTCATGTGGATGTGTTAACTATGGGAGTTTCAACTCACTTCTTCGAGAGTTTCAACTCATGTGGGTGTTTCAACTCACTATTGCAGGAGTTTCAACTCTGAGTTAAACCCTTCAGATGCCCGTGTCCTCAACCGCCAACTGGGAGACCCTTCCCCTCCTCCTTTCCTCTCCAGCCACAAGGATAAATAGGAGTCTTTGATCTCTTTGGTACAACGAGAGAGAACAACTCAGGACACAATTTCGCAGCAAAGAAGGAATCCCCATCTTGTAACTCCGTGCGTATGGAGGAGTGAGAGGCCAGGTGCCTCCGAAGCCCTTGCAATTCGAGACCTTGCATGAGAGATCggcaattaggtttttggggagcaTCTACGCGACTGTCCAAACTGTCGCCGCTGTTTGTGGTTGTCTTCGAGCGCCTCACCGTCTTCCTCACGCAAGCACAGGCGGATTTCTCCTTCCCGATGGAGAGATCATCTTCATCCTCTATATTATGGAAGTTGGACAAGGATCGGGATCCTCGGAGCACAGGGGAGGGTATGATCTATTCAGATCAACTTCCTGTTATGTTTCGTTTTCAACATCGTACATGTTTCAGTAGTATATCCATGTTGTTTCGCGTACTGCCCTGAGTATGTTTCACATGTTCAATTATGTTGATTCTGTTTATATCTTGTGTATGTTTCTGCTAAGATATATGCTCTGTCTGCTTGTTTTGTTGGTTCAGTCAAGTCGTTTTGTGTTGTTGCCTATATGTTTCAGTAGTTATGTTTCGTCGTTTCATATGTTGTCTTATGTTTATCGCTGTTATGAGATATATGTCTGCTTTGTTATGTTTCATATATTATGGTGTTTGATGATCAACGAACATCACGGCAAAGGCAGAAGGGCAATGACCACTAGATGCGGTGTTCAACAGTTCAGGTTTGTACGGTAATAATAATTTGCCCAGTTGCCCTTAAGCTCCTTATTTGATCTATGTCAATTATATTTTAGTCAAACTAGAAAAATATGTTCATACGTTGCAACAAAATTTAATATGTTTTAGAAGCGAGTTGTTTATAACTTGTACGGGTTATAAAGTTTATATCGTATCACATACAACATGTCTAAAATGCGATGGCAGTTTGAGATGTAAAAAATGGATCCTCAATACAAAGATGCAAGGGCAGCTTAATAATTTTAAAAACAGGTTCCTAATACATCTTGAGTGAGACCAACGTTACAACATTAGACATAAGTTGCTCTAACCATGGATCCAAGTCACACAGGAGACGTGGAGCTAAACATTGTTGGTATCTCTACcagtactaaggccttgtttagttcccaaaaatttttaagattctccgttttGAATATCAGGAGACACATAATTCAAATTTGGGTATCAAGAGAGGCATAATTCAaatttgggtatcaggagaggcataatttAATTTTgcgtatcctctctcctcgagacccatttgtagAAAGTGTTATCTTTTAGATTTTGTTGTtgaagaagactaaaaatacgtATTAAACATTttgcctgtagcgctacccaaaggacgaATATGTTGGGTCTATAGTAATAATGCTAAGACTCAAGATTAGTGCTTGTCATTTCAACAGTAATACATGATACCCTTATTACAATATATATGTGGCAAAACATACATAAGTATAAGATACGGCATGATTTAAAATATATGAGGATTGCAATGAACAGCTGCCTTATTTTACTGAGAACGCATAGCAGATAGCTTTATCTATAGCATATTGCGTTATGTTCTCTTTTTGACAGTAACCATGAGTCCGTTCTCCATCTGCAGAAGGATCGATAACTTGGGCCTGATGCTCTGCCCTTCCAAGACCTCCACATCAAAGTTCCACAAAACTGCGGCAACAATAGTCTTCATCTCCATGATCGCGATGTCCTTGCCCAGACACATCCTGGGCCCTGAGTTAAAAGCCAAAAATTTGCAAGATGGCACATACTGTAGCCTGGTTCCATCCTCGGAGATCCACCTCTCGGGTCTGAACTCATGGCAATCCTTGCCCCACACACTCTCCATTCTACCAATAGCATAGATGGAGACCAGGATGACTTCACCACGGCGCACCCGGTGACCGCTTGGCAGAATGTCATCGCCCATGGCATTCTTGCACTCGATTGGGCCTGGCGGGTACAACCTCAGGGACTCAAACAAGGCTGCTTGAAGGTAAACCAGTGGTTTTGTCTCTGCTGGTTCAAACACAACCATCTTGCCAGGATCAGTGGTCGAGATGCGAGAGGCGATTGGCGCTAGTTCCTTGCGAATGCTAGAGACGACGCCTGGGTTGTTTGCGAGGCTGTACAACAGCCATGGAAGCGCTGTGCCGATGGTGTCCCGCCCACCGATCATGTAGTTGAGAAGCGTCTTGCGCAGCATGACATCGCTGCATCCAGGATCAGTGATGTAGTAAgaaaggatgtcgatggagctcacCTTGTCATGTACATGCCCATGATCACCGAGCTGCCTTGCAGTATTCCTCTTCTCCATCATCTCCGTGACAAATTCATGTAGCACTGCATGTGCGGCCGCGAGCTTCTTCTCCGGACCGACGTTTAACCATCTCGTCATTTTCCAGAACGAAGACGACACGGTTTGACGGAAGAAGGCAACCTCCATCACCGTGTTCATGGCATCCGCGACTTGCATGGATGGCATGTCAGGGGACAAGCAGCCAGGGTCCACGCCGAAGACAGGTGTGGCAGTCTGGTCGAACACCAACCTCCCGATCAATTCCTGCATGTCGAATGGAGTCCCTGTGCTCGCCATACGGGCCAAGAACGGGAGGAGGCCCTTCGCCACTTTACCGTGGCAACAAGAAGCCATCACCGAAATGATCTCTGGGTTGCTCAGGATGCTCTGGGTCTTGGCTCTCTGCTGGCGGCAGGCCTCACCATCTACAGTCAAGAGTGTGTCGCTCACGATGTCGAAGACTTCAGCGAACGACTCTCCCTTTAggtagttggcatggtttgtggtGAAGATGTGCTGAACATTTGTTGGGTCACTTGTCATGAAGAATCGCGTGCTGCTTGGACCAGCTTGCACCTTGAAGTTGCACCCTGACGCAGCAAGGA
This window of the Sorghum bicolor cultivar BTx623 chromosome 7, Sorghum_bicolor_NCBIv3, whole genome shotgun sequence genome carries:
- the LOC8067958 gene encoding noroxomaritidine synthase, whose translation is MALSIFLYLFISTIVLIVSFYLHIKSRGSKNPLLPIDWPILGILPSFVANLRNFHDYLTAVLAASGCNFKVQAGPSSTRFFMTSDPTNVQHIFTTNHANYLKGESFAEVFDIVSDTLLTVDGEACRQQRAKTQSILSNPEIISVMASCCHGKVAKGLLPFLARMASTGTPFDMQELIGRLVFDQTATPVFGVDPGCLSPDMPSMQVADAMNTVMEVAFFRQTVSSSFWKMTRWLNVGPEKKLAAAHAVLHEFVTEMMEKRNTARQLGDHGHVHDKVSSIDILSYYITDPGCSDVMLRKTLLNYMIGGRDTIGTALPWLLYSLANNPGVVSSIRKELAPIASRISTTDPGKMVVFEPAETKPLVYLQAALFESLRLYPPGPIECKNAMGDDILPSGHRVRRGEVILVSIYAIGRMESVWGKDCHEFRPERWISEDGTRLQYVPSCKFLAFNSGPRMCLGKDIAIMEMKTIVAAVLWNFDVEVLEGQSIRPKLSILLQMENGLMVTVKKRT